The following coding sequences are from one Salvia hispanica cultivar TCC Black 2014 chromosome 3, UniMelb_Shisp_WGS_1.0, whole genome shotgun sequence window:
- the LOC125215486 gene encoding uncharacterized protein LOC125215486: protein MLLNSIQQEASPSSIGIGKGKSDWGFWAMFPEDLIFEILHRVDEKDLILLKSVSKGWNFVISRICIPRMSPPSPAAPFWSLLLFKDPLPPEEGREVGDPFLKLHYLLMHYYVYGHFMPPRFRLDNTDHLYPAMLPDKCDHSGIRDCCNGMLLLASSSRYYVANPVTKQRISIPINPQHQRTDIKTIHSSLIFDPSLSLDYRIVTFKAVNLPLELYIFCSEMGQWRSHVLPLEPHGLHGSEWLPRSVYFNQGLYSLSLAMFLVCIDNLLPGPSDLRAWAIELPDKDVIKLRDKDVITPSESGCIGVSSGCFYYSNRDTGGSYMYVWMLRYNGRDSKWVLMHTISIADDLVENTIRGLRRTLYWKNFDCFRPRTFYPKDNVLVIAAPTVVASYNLKTKFLDQLCSLTKWHCDRKSYHLDGNWIFPFSPCLLILPCQSLGE, encoded by the coding sequence atgttgCTGAATTCAATCCAGCAAGAAGCTTCTCCTTCATCGATAGGGATTGGTAAAGGTAAGAGTGATTGGGGGTTTTGGGCGATGTTTCCTGAGGATTTGATATTTGAAATTCTACATAGGGTTGATgaaaaagatttgattttgctgAAATCCGTATCGAAAGGTTGGAACTTTGTGATTTCTAGAATTTGCATCCCTAGAATGTCCCCTCCCTCCCCTGCTGCTCCCTTTTGGAGTTTGCTCCTTTTCAAGGACCCCCTTCCTCCCGAAGAAGGCCGTGAAGTCGGCGACCCATTCTTGAAACTTCACTACTTGCTTATGCACTACTACGTGTACGGACACTTCATGCCTCCAAGGTTTCGTTTGGACAACACTGACCACTTATATCCGGCTATGCTTCCGGACAAGTGTGATCATTCCGGCATTCGAGACTGCTGCAATGGGATGCTACTCTTAGCCTCCTCCTCCCGATATTATGTCGCCAACCCGGTCACAAAACAGCGTATTTCAATCCCAATTAACCCCCAACACCAACGTACCGACATCAAAACCATCCATTCCTCATTGATTTTCGATCCCTCCCTTTCCCTTGACTATAGGATTGTAACCTTCAAGGCGGTTAATCTTCCATTGGAATTATATATCTTCTGTTCCGAGATGGGACAATGGCGCAGCCATGTCCTCCCTCTCGAGCCTCATGGCCTCCACGGCTCTGAGTGGCTTCCCCGCTCCGTTTACTTCAACCAGGGTCTCTATTCTCTCTCCTTGGCTATGTTCTTAGTGTGCATTGACAACCTTCTCCCCGGCCCTAGTGATCTAAGAGCTTGGGCTATTGAGCTTCCTGATAAAGATGTGATCAAACTTAGAGATAAAGATGTGATCACACCTAGTGAGAGTGGGTGCATAGGTGTGTCTTCAGGGTGTTTCTACTACTCCAATCGTGACACTGGAGGTTCATACATGTATGTGTGGATGTTGCGCTATAATGGGAGAGATTCCAAATGGGTTCTGATGCACACCATAAGCATTGCTGATGATCTTGTTGAAAACACCATACGTGGTCTTAGACGCACCTTGTATTGGAAAAATTTTGATTGCTTTAGACCTCGTACCTTTTACCCCAAGGACAATGTATTGGTTATTGCAGCTCCTACAGTCGTGGCCTCATATAACTTAAAGACCAAATTTCTCGACCAGCTTTGCAGTTTAACCAAGTGGCACTGCGACCGGAAATCTTATCATTTGGATGGAAATTGGATATTTCCCTTCTCGCCATGCCTGCTCATACTCCCTTGTCAGAGTTTGGGAGAGTAA
- the LOC125211277 gene encoding uncharacterized protein LOC125211277 isoform X1 encodes MLLNSIQQEASPSSIGIGKGKSDWGFWAMFPEDLIFEILHRVDEKDLILLKSVSKGWNFVISRICIPRLSPPSPAAPFWGLLLFKDPLPLKDDSEVGDQFLKLHYVVVHRYVYGHFMPPRLHMDNTDHLFPSLLPNKCDHSGIRDCCNGILLLASSSRYYVANPVTNQRISIPINPQHQRTDIKTIHSSLVFDPSLSLNFKIVTFVQVNLPLELDIFCSETGLWCSRVLPLEPHGLHGSEWLPRSVYFQRGLYSLSLDMFLVCIDNLLPSPSGRYSDLKAWAVELPDKGVITPSESGCIGVSSECFYYSNRDPGGMYMYVWMLHYKGRDSKWVLMHTISIADDLVENPIRGLRRILYWKNFDCFRPRAFIPKDDLVIASPTVVASYNLKTKILDLLCGLPKWNCNRKSYHLDGNWLFPFSPCLLILPCQNLGD; translated from the coding sequence ATGTTGCTGAATTCAATCCAGCAAGAAGCTTCTCCTTCATCGATAGGGATTGGTAAAGGTAAGAGTGATTGGGGATTTTGGGCTATGTTTCCTgaggatttgatttttgaaattctaCATAGGGTTGATgaaaaagatttgattttgctgAAATCGGTGTCGAAAGGTTGGAACTTTGTGATATCCAGAATTTGCATCCCTAGATTGTCTCCTCCCTCCCCTGCTGCACCTTTCTGGGGTCTCCTCCTTTTCAAGGATCCCCTTCCTCTCAAAGACGACAGTGAAGTCGGCGACCAATTCTTAAAACTTCACTACGTGGTTGTACACCGCTACGTGTATGGACACTTCATGCCTCCAAGGTTACATATGGACAACACTGATCACTTATTTCCGTCTCTGCTTCCGAACAAGTGTGATCATTCCGGCATTCGAGACTGCTGCAATGGGATACTACTCTTAGCCTCCTCCTCCCGCTATTATGTGGCCAACCCTGTCACAAATCAGCGTATTTCAATCCCAATTAACCCCCAACACCAACGTACCGACATCAAAACCATCCATTCCTCATTAGTTTTTGATCCCTCCCTTTCCCTTAACTTCAAAATTGTTACCTTCGTCCAAGTTAATCTTCCATTGGAATTGGATATCTTCTGTTCTGAGACAGGACTATGGTGCAGCCGTGTTCTCCCACTTGAGCCTCATGGTCTCCATGGCTCTGAGTGGCTTCCCCGCTCAGTTTACTTCCAACGGGGTctctattctctctctttggATATGTTCTTAGTATGCATTGACAACCTCCTCCCCAGCCCGAGTGGCAGATATAGCGATCTAAAAGCTTGGGCTGTTGAGCTTCCTGATAAGGGTGTGATCACACCTAGTGAGAGTGGGTGCATAGGGGTGTCTTCAGAGTGTTTCTACTACTCTAATCGTGACCCTGGAGGTATGTACATGTATGTGTGGATGTTGCACTATAAAGGGAGAGATTCAAAATGGGTTCTGATGCACACCATAAGCATTGCTGATGATCTAGTTGAAAACCCCATACGCGGCCTTAGACGTATCTTGTATTGGAAAAATTTCGATTGCTTTAGGCCTCGTGCCTTTATCCCCAAGGATGATTTGGTTATTGCATCTCCTACAGTCGTGGCCTCATATAACTTAAAGACCAAAATACTCGACCTGCTTTGCGGTTTACCCAAGTGGAACTGCAACCGGAAATCTTATCATTTGGACGGAAATTGGCTCTTTCCCTTCTCGCCATGCCTGCTCATACTCCCTTGTCAGAATTTGGGAGACTAA
- the LOC125211277 gene encoding uncharacterized protein LOC125211277 isoform X2 — protein sequence MLLNSIQQEASPSSIGIGKGKSDWGFWAMFPEDLIFEILHRVDEKDLILLKSVSKGWNFVISRICIPRLSPPSPAAPFWGLLLFKDPLPLKDDSEVGDQFLKLHYVVVHRYVYGHFMPPRLHMDNTDHLFPSLLPNKCDHSGIRDCCNGILLLASSSRYYVANPVTNQRISIPINPQHQRTDIKTIHSSLVFDPSLSLNFKIVTFVQVNLPLELDIFCSETGLWCSRVLPLEPHGLHGSEWLPRSVYFQRGLYSLSLDMFLVCIDNLLPSPSGRYSDLKAWAVELPDKGVITPSESGCIGVSSECFYYSNRDPGVVASYNLKTKILDLLCGLPKWNCNRKSYHLDGNWLFPFSPCLLILPCQNLGD from the exons ATGTTGCTGAATTCAATCCAGCAAGAAGCTTCTCCTTCATCGATAGGGATTGGTAAAGGTAAGAGTGATTGGGGATTTTGGGCTATGTTTCCTgaggatttgatttttgaaattctaCATAGGGTTGATgaaaaagatttgattttgctgAAATCGGTGTCGAAAGGTTGGAACTTTGTGATATCCAGAATTTGCATCCCTAGATTGTCTCCTCCCTCCCCTGCTGCACCTTTCTGGGGTCTCCTCCTTTTCAAGGATCCCCTTCCTCTCAAAGACGACAGTGAAGTCGGCGACCAATTCTTAAAACTTCACTACGTGGTTGTACACCGCTACGTGTATGGACACTTCATGCCTCCAAGGTTACATATGGACAACACTGATCACTTATTTCCGTCTCTGCTTCCGAACAAGTGTGATCATTCCGGCATTCGAGACTGCTGCAATGGGATACTACTCTTAGCCTCCTCCTCCCGCTATTATGTGGCCAACCCTGTCACAAATCAGCGTATTTCAATCCCAATTAACCCCCAACACCAACGTACCGACATCAAAACCATCCATTCCTCATTAGTTTTTGATCCCTCCCTTTCCCTTAACTTCAAAATTGTTACCTTCGTCCAAGTTAATCTTCCATTGGAATTGGATATCTTCTGTTCTGAGACAGGACTATGGTGCAGCCGTGTTCTCCCACTTGAGCCTCATGGTCTCCATGGCTCTGAGTGGCTTCCCCGCTCAGTTTACTTCCAACGGGGTctctattctctctctttggATATGTTCTTAGTATGCATTGACAACCTCCTCCCCAGCCCGAGTGGCAGATATAGCGATCTAAAAGCTTGGGCTGTTGAGCTTCCTGATAAGGGTGTGATCACACCTAGTGAGAGTGGGTGCATAGGGGTGTCTTCAGAGTGTTTCTACTACTCTAATCGTGACCCTGGAG TCGTGGCCTCATATAACTTAAAGACCAAAATACTCGACCTGCTTTGCGGTTTACCCAAGTGGAACTGCAACCGGAAATCTTATCATTTGGACGGAAATTGGCTCTTTCCCTTCTCGCCATGCCTGCTCATACTCCCTTGTCAGAATTTGGGAGACTAA
- the LOC125211277 gene encoding uncharacterized protein LOC125211277 isoform X3, producing the protein MPPRLHMDNTDHLFPSLLPNKCDHSGIRDCCNGILLLASSSRYYVANPVTNQRISIPINPQHQRTDIKTIHSSLVFDPSLSLNFKIVTFVQVNLPLELDIFCSETGLWCSRVLPLEPHGLHGSEWLPRSVYFQRGLYSLSLDMFLVCIDNLLPSPSGRYSDLKAWAVELPDKGVITPSESGCIGVSSECFYYSNRDPGGMYMYVWMLHYKGRDSKWVLMHTISIADDLVENPIRGLRRILYWKNFDCFRPRAFIPKDDLVIASPTVVASYNLKTKILDLLCGLPKWNCNRKSYHLDGNWLFPFSPCLLILPCQNLGD; encoded by the coding sequence ATGCCTCCAAGGTTACATATGGACAACACTGATCACTTATTTCCGTCTCTGCTTCCGAACAAGTGTGATCATTCCGGCATTCGAGACTGCTGCAATGGGATACTACTCTTAGCCTCCTCCTCCCGCTATTATGTGGCCAACCCTGTCACAAATCAGCGTATTTCAATCCCAATTAACCCCCAACACCAACGTACCGACATCAAAACCATCCATTCCTCATTAGTTTTTGATCCCTCCCTTTCCCTTAACTTCAAAATTGTTACCTTCGTCCAAGTTAATCTTCCATTGGAATTGGATATCTTCTGTTCTGAGACAGGACTATGGTGCAGCCGTGTTCTCCCACTTGAGCCTCATGGTCTCCATGGCTCTGAGTGGCTTCCCCGCTCAGTTTACTTCCAACGGGGTctctattctctctctttggATATGTTCTTAGTATGCATTGACAACCTCCTCCCCAGCCCGAGTGGCAGATATAGCGATCTAAAAGCTTGGGCTGTTGAGCTTCCTGATAAGGGTGTGATCACACCTAGTGAGAGTGGGTGCATAGGGGTGTCTTCAGAGTGTTTCTACTACTCTAATCGTGACCCTGGAGGTATGTACATGTATGTGTGGATGTTGCACTATAAAGGGAGAGATTCAAAATGGGTTCTGATGCACACCATAAGCATTGCTGATGATCTAGTTGAAAACCCCATACGCGGCCTTAGACGTATCTTGTATTGGAAAAATTTCGATTGCTTTAGGCCTCGTGCCTTTATCCCCAAGGATGATTTGGTTATTGCATCTCCTACAGTCGTGGCCTCATATAACTTAAAGACCAAAATACTCGACCTGCTTTGCGGTTTACCCAAGTGGAACTGCAACCGGAAATCTTATCATTTGGACGGAAATTGGCTCTTTCCCTTCTCGCCATGCCTGCTCATACTCCCTTGTCAGAATTTGGGAGACTAA
- the LOC125212652 gene encoding serine/threonine-protein kinase mos-like isoform X1 — MAFPNEIAAYAHVKELGAGGGGVVHSCVANHDGQSYAIKIVPLCNLCEKHIFPETRSLFQDHPNILRCYKAWVECFAPDFACTTKLAQIHADYGFECGNPTHYLYLLMEECEGNLSTLRSLKTLDVETVFVDCLKGLEYIHSKGLIHGDISFNNIFLDLSGTAKLGDFGCVSDEGIPRPLGGVPLYHAPELKEKAAEWDYEDTPIDEQLCLMTKASDIYALALVVTELVYPPMATLIEKELFLTDIKASRVFPTQGTVSTACIAQLVEMLNKDPKCRPDAKSIRMEIGQSG; from the exons ATGGCTTTTCCAAATGAAATAGCTGCATATGCTCACGTTAAGGAATTAG GtgctggtggtggtggagtGGTTCACAGTTGTGTGGCCAATCATGATGGACAATCCTATGCTATCAAGATTGTTCCCTTATGCAATCTCTGTGAAAAGCATATATTCCc TGAGACTAGGTCGCTCTTCCAAGACCATCCTAACATCTTAAGATGTTATAAGGCTTGGGTAGAGTGTTTTGCACCAGATTTTGCTTGCACCACAAAGTTGGCACAAATCCATGCTGATTATGGATTTGAGTGTGGAAATCCTACACACTATCTCTACCTACTCATGGAGGAGTGTGAAGG GAATTTGTCTACCCTTCGATCCTTGAAGACACTTGATGTTGAAACCGTCTTCGTTGATTGCTTGAAAGGATTGGAGTACATTCACTCCAAAGGTCTCATACACGGGGACATATCATTCAACAACATTTTCCTCGACTTGAGTGGAACAGCCAAGCTTGGAGATTTCGGATGTG TCTCTGATGAAGGTATCCCTCGTCCACTCGGGGGTGTACCTCTTTATCACGCACCGGAATTGAAAGAGAAGGCTGCTGAATGGGATTATGAAGACACTCCGATTGATGAGCAGCTTTGTCTCATGACCAAGGCAAGTGATATATATGCACTTGCCTTGGTTGTAACTGAGCTCGTTTATCCTCCCATGGCTACACTTATCGAGAAGGAGCTATTCTTGACGGACATCAAGGCTAGTAGAGTGTTTCCCACCCAAGGCACAGTTTCTACTGCTTGTATAGCTCAACTGGTAGAGATGCTGAACAAAGATCCTAAATGCCGGCCCGATGCTAAATCTATT AGGATGGAGATAGGACAATCTGGTTGA
- the LOC125212652 gene encoding serine/threonine-protein kinase 25-like isoform X2, producing MAFPNEIAAYAHVKELGAGGGGVVHSCVANHDGQSYAIKIVPLCNLCEKHIFPNLSTLRSLKTLDVETVFVDCLKGLEYIHSKGLIHGDISFNNIFLDLSGTAKLGDFGCVSDEGIPRPLGGVPLYHAPELKEKAAEWDYEDTPIDEQLCLMTKASDIYALALVVTELVYPPMATLIEKELFLTDIKASRVFPTQGTVSTACIAQLVEMLNKDPKCRPDAKSIRMEIGQSG from the exons ATGGCTTTTCCAAATGAAATAGCTGCATATGCTCACGTTAAGGAATTAG GtgctggtggtggtggagtGGTTCACAGTTGTGTGGCCAATCATGATGGACAATCCTATGCTATCAAGATTGTTCCCTTATGCAATCTCTGTGAAAAGCATATATTCCc GAATTTGTCTACCCTTCGATCCTTGAAGACACTTGATGTTGAAACCGTCTTCGTTGATTGCTTGAAAGGATTGGAGTACATTCACTCCAAAGGTCTCATACACGGGGACATATCATTCAACAACATTTTCCTCGACTTGAGTGGAACAGCCAAGCTTGGAGATTTCGGATGTG TCTCTGATGAAGGTATCCCTCGTCCACTCGGGGGTGTACCTCTTTATCACGCACCGGAATTGAAAGAGAAGGCTGCTGAATGGGATTATGAAGACACTCCGATTGATGAGCAGCTTTGTCTCATGACCAAGGCAAGTGATATATATGCACTTGCCTTGGTTGTAACTGAGCTCGTTTATCCTCCCATGGCTACACTTATCGAGAAGGAGCTATTCTTGACGGACATCAAGGCTAGTAGAGTGTTTCCCACCCAAGGCACAGTTTCTACTGCTTGTATAGCTCAACTGGTAGAGATGCTGAACAAAGATCCTAAATGCCGGCCCGATGCTAAATCTATT AGGATGGAGATAGGACAATCTGGTTGA
- the LOC125209319 gene encoding pectinesterase-like: MENMPSGKLHTNKRKILILSAFLSLLVLAAISIPLARHIHHAAAAAAVIRSTCAATLYPELCLSTLAAAAPKAAAVKSSRDVLITALRYTISTVERNYFTVRKVGRARRQSLTAREKGALHDCLETIDDTLDELRLSEAELADLGRLGNSSLAAHKENLLTLLSAAQTNQDSCLDGFSHDGADQKVRAALVAGQTHVFRLVSNVMAIIKDLSFKESAAEGRRLPEKWPEWLPAGDRRLLQESAAVEANVTVAADGSGDYLTVSEAVADAPLKSSRRYVIRIKAGVYRENVVIPKKKTNLMFVGDGRTTTIITASKNVVDGSTTFNSATVAVVGGGFLARDITFENTAGPSKHQAVALRVNADLCAFYRCDMLAYQDTLYVHSLRQFYTGCLISGTVDFIFGNAEVVFQDCDIHARRPNPGQRNMVTAQSRKDPNQNTGIVIHGCRVGATSDLRPVQGDFPTYLGRPWKEYARTVVMQSEISDVISPAGWHEWSGDFALATLFYAEYGNTGAGAGTEGRVDWEGFRVLMSAEEAEEFTVGNFIGGGNWLPETGFPHSLGL; this comes from the exons ATGGAAAATATGCCATCAGGAAAGCTCCACACAAACAAGCGAAAAATCCTAATCCTCTCCGCATTCCTCTCTCTCCTCGTCCTCGCCGCCATCTCCATCCCCCTCGCCCGCCACATCCAccacgccgccgccgccgccgccgtaaTAAGGTCCACCTGCGCCGCCACATTGTACCCAGAGCTCTGCCTCTCCACCTTGGCTGCGGCGGCCCCAAAGGCTGCCGCAGTCAAGAGCAGCAGGGATGTGCTTATCACGGCCCTGCGCTACACCATCTCCACGGTGGAGCGCAACTACTTCACCGTGCGGAAAGTCGGCCGCGCTCGGCGGCAGTCGCTAACGGCGCGCGAGAAGGGCGCCCTCCACGACTGCCTCGAGACGATCGACGACACCCTGGACGAGCTCCGCCTCAGCGAGGCAGAGCTCGCCGACCTGGGGCGGCTCGGGAACTCCTCCCTCGCCGCCCACAAGGAGAATCTCCTCACCCTCCTTTCCGCCGCCCAGACCAACCAGGACTCGTGTCTGGACGGCTTCTCCCACGACGGCGCGGACCAGAAGGTCCGCGCCGCGCTGGTAGCCGGCCAGACGCACGTGTTCCGCCTCGTCAGCAATGTGATGGCCATCATCAAGGACTTGTCGTTTAAGGAGTCGGCGGCCGAGGGGAGGAGGCTGCCGGAGAAGTGGCCGGAGTGGCTGCCGGCGGGAGACCGGCGGCTGCTGCAGGAGTcggcggcggtggaggcgAATGTGACGGTGGCGGCAGACGGGAGTGGGGACTACCTGACGGTGTCGGAGGCGGTGGCGGACGCGCCGCTGAAGAGTAGCCGGAGGTATGTGATTCGGATAAAAGCCGGGGTTTATAGGGAGAATGTGGTGAtaccgaagaagaagacgaactTGATGTTCGTCGGGGATGGCCGGACAACCACCATTATCACCGCAAGCAAGAACGTCGTCGACGGCAGCACTACCTTCAATTCCGCCACCGTTG CGGTGGTCGGCGGCGGCTTCCTCGCCCGGGACATCACGTTCGAGAACACGGCAGGCCCATCGAAGCACCAGGCAGTCGCCCTCCGCGTGAACGCCGACCTATGCGCCTTCTACCGGTGCGACATGCTCGCCTACCAGGACACCCTCTACGTCCACTCCCTCCGCCAGTTCTACACCGGCTGCCTCATCTCCGGCACCGTCGACTTCATCTTCGGGAACGCCGAGGTCGTCTTCCAAGACTGCGACATCCACGCGCGCCGCCCCAACCCGGGCCAGCGCAACATGGTCACCGCCCAGAGCCGCAAAGACCCGAACCAGAACACCGGCATCGTCATCCACGGCTGCCGCGTCGGTGCCACGTCGGACCTCCGGCCGGTGCAAGGCGACTTTCCGACCTACCTCGGCCGGCCGTGGAAGGAGTATGCGAGAACCGTCGTGATGCAGAGTGAGATTTCCGATGTGATATCTCCGGCGGGATGGCATGAGTGGAGCGGCGACTTTGCGCTTGCTACTCTGTTCTATGCGGAGTATGGGAATACCGGCGCCGGGGCCGGGACGGAGGGGAGGGTGGATTGGGAGGGGTTTAGGGTGCTAATGAGCGCGGAGGAGGCGGAGGAGTTTACGGTGGGGAATTTTATCGGAGGTGGGAATTGGCTGCCGGAGACTGGCTTTCCTCACTCTCTTGGCCTTtga